A genome region from Panthera leo isolate Ple1 chromosome A2, P.leo_Ple1_pat1.1, whole genome shotgun sequence includes the following:
- the TOMM7 gene encoding mitochondrial import receptor subunit TOM7 homolog, producing MVKLSKEAKQRLQQLFKGGQFAIRWGFIPLVIYLGFKRGADPGMPEPTVLSLLWG from the exons ATGGTGAAGCTGAGCAAAGAGGCCAAGCAGAGGCTGCAGCAGCTCTTTAAGGGCGGCCAGTTTGCCATCCGCTGGGGCTTTATTCCTCTCGTGATTTACCTGG gATTCAAGAGGGGTGCAGATCCTGGAATGCCTGAACCAACTGTTTTGAG